A region of the Haemophilus parainfluenzae genome:
TAGCCGATTTCAATGAGCGTAAAGCGGAAATTCTTGCAAAATCTCAAGCAAAAGCGACCGCACTTGGCGGCGTGGCTGATATTGAAGAAAGTCTGCTTGAAGAAGTAACCTCGTTGGTGGAATATCCAAACGTACTAGCGGCAAAATTTGAAGAACGTTTCTTAGCAGTACCTGCGGAAGCCTTGGTTTACACCATGAAAGGCGACCAAAAATATTTCCCGATTTATGACAAAGACGGCAAATTATTACCGCACTTTATTTTCGTTTCGAATATCAACCCGGAAGATCCAACCGCGATTATCGAAGGGAATGAAAAAGTAGTTCGCCCACGTTTAACCGATGCGGAATTCTTCTTTAAAACCGACTTAAAACAAAAACTGGTCGATCGTTTACCGCGTTTAGAAACCGTGTTGTTCCAACAGCAACTGGGCACATTGAAAGATAAAACTGACCGTATTGAACTGCTTGCAGGTGAAATTGCAAAACAAATCGGTGCAAATGAAGTGAAAGCAAAACGTGCTGGCTTACTGTCAAAATGTGACTTGATGACCAACATGGTATTCGAATTCACCGATACGCAAGGTGTAATGGGTATGCATTACGCGCGTCACGACGGTGAAGATGAAGAGGTCGCAGTGGCGTTAAATGAACAATATATGCCACGCTTTGCTGGCGATGAATTACCAAAATCTCTAGTGGCAAGTGCGGTTGCTTTAGCGGATAAATTTGACACCCTAACGGGGATCTTCGGCATCGGACAAGCGCCTAAAGGCAGTGCAGACCCATTTGCATTGCGTCGTGCAGCATTAGGGGCATTGCGTATTATTGTTGAGAAAAATCTTCCTCTTGATTTGGATGATTTAGTAAGAAAGTCTATTGGAACATATAAACATTTATTAGGATCTGGTCGTCGCTCTCCAGAACGAAGTCCATTTACTCGTTATAAGGGGATTATTACGAGCAAAGATGGGCTAACTGCTCCAGATGCATCAGTTCCAACTGTTGATGAGGTAACAAAAGAGGTAGTAGATTTCATGCTCGGTCGTTTCCGTGCATGGTATCAAGATGAAGACATTGCGGTGGATGTGATTCAAGCGGTATTAGCGCGTCGTCCAACTCGCCCTGCTGATTTTGATGCGCGTGTGCGTGCGGTTTCACACTTCCGTACTTTAGATTCAGCGGAAGCGTTAGCAGCAGCAAATAAACGTGTAAGTAACATCTTAGCTAAAGCGGATGTTGCAATTGGTGAGATCAATTTAACCGCTTGCGTAGAACCAGCAGAAAAAGCCCTTGCTGAAGCGGTACTTGCATTACGCACTGAAGTTCAACCGCTTATCGCACAAGGCGATTACACCGCAGTATTAGATAAATTAGCTAACTTACGCGCACCAGTAGATAGCTTCTTTGATAACGTAATGGTAAATGCTGAAGATCCAGCGCTACGTCAAAACCGTTTAGCGATTTTAAACACGTTACAAGGCTTGTTCTTACAAGTGGCGGATATTTCGGTATTGCAATAATAGATCTAAAAAGGATGGTCAATTTTCAAACGACCATCCTTTTGTATATAGACTTCAACGGATTATTTCTCTATAATCACTCGCACTTTCCCCCCTTAGCTCAGTCGGTTAGAGCAGGCGACTCATAATCGCTTGGTCACTGGTTCAAGTCCGGTAGGGGGGACCATTTTACAGAGATCGCATTAGGCGGTCTTTTTTATTCCCTTTCTATAACGCGTTTTAGGCGTTATATCCTTTCAACAATTCAGTCCAATTATCTTTATTGAATTGAATGTTCATTCTGCCGACTTCTTTGACAAAAGAGCGGTGTAATCTTTCTAGGTTGCTTTGTTTCCAAAAATCACCCGATTTTTGACCGCACTTATCGAAATCAATAAGCCAACATTTTTGTTCATTTTCGAGTTGTTGAACGAGAATATTATGAGCATTGAGATCCGTATGGCAGATTTGCAAATCATGTAATTGGCGAATTAATTTCCCGATGGCTTGCCAGATATTATTAGGCAGGTTCTGGATTTGTAAAAGTCCAGTCAGATCCTGGGCATTTTCGATCTTTTCAATCAAGATATCCGCTTGGTAGCAAATACCTAATTTGCCTTTTTTAACACATGCAGCAACAGGTTTAGGCACAGCAACACCTGCTTGATGGAGTTGATTTAAAAGCTGAAGTTCTGCTACGCTGCGAGTTTCAGTCAATGATTGAAAACGATAGCGATCTTTGTTGAATTTTCCCCATAAACCACCGCGATAATAGTGACGAAGGGCTGTATTTACACCAAACAGATCTTTTGTATCCAGGAAGTAGGTTGTGCCACGTCCTTTGGCTGAACCGGTAATACGTTGTTGTTTTTCCCAAAAAGCCGATTCAAAAAATGAAGCGGGCTCCGTTGGTTTTTCCGTGAGATTAAAAAGAAAGAATTGATTATCTTTTTGGAATTCAAGCATTTTAGTTGAACCGAATAATAGAAAATGCTCTCATTCTACTTTAAAATAGGTGGAAATTAAATGCGTGAGGAATTCAAATGTCCCATTCTCCACTTTTTACCTCCCCCCCTAAATCACTTTGTATTTTGCGTTTGTCTGCGGTGGGTGATGTTTGCCATGCACTTGCGGTGGTACAACATATTAAACGTTATTGGCCGCAAACAAAATTAACGTGGATTGTGGGTAAAACAGAAATGGGCTTGCTTTCTGGTATTGAAGGCGTGGAACTTGTTCCTTACGATAAAAAGAGCGGTTGGAAAGGCGTGTGGAATTTATGGATGTTTTTGAAAAATAATCAATTTGATGCGCTTTTGAATATGCAGACGGCATTTCGTGCTTCTATTATCTCTCTTGGTATTCAAGCAAAATATAAAATTGGGTTTGGCAAAAAACGTTCTCGAGAAGGGCAGTGGTTGTTTGTGAATCACCGAGTTCAAGATCCTGAAACGACTCATGTGCTAGATGGTTTTATGGCTTTTGCCGATTATCTAGGAGTGCCACCGGCAGAAATGCTTTCTTGGCAATTAGCGATCTCTGATGCAGATCGAGGATACGCCAAACAGTTTATTGATCCTACGCGTAAAAATCTGATTATTTCTCCTTGCTCTAGTAAAGCCGAGAAAGATTGGTTGGTGGAGCGTTATGCAGAGGTGGCGAACATTGCTCATCAACATCATGTGAATGTGATTTTTTGTAGTTCGCCGGCAAAACGCGAATTAGAAATGGTGAAAAAAATTATCGCACTTTGTGATTTTGAAGCTGTTGATGCATCTGGAAAAACCAGTTTGAAACAACTTGCCGCATTAATTCATCAAGCAGATTTAGTCATTTCGCCTGATTCTGGGCCAGCCCATATTGCTACTACTCAAGGTACGCCAGTGATTGGATTGTATGCCTATCACAATCCATTGCGCACCGCGCCTTATCATAATCTGGATAATGTGGTGTCAGTATATGAAGAAAATGTGCAAAAAGAACAAGGAAAACCTTCAAGTGAATTGCCTTGGGTGACTAAATTAAAAGGCAAAAATTTAATGGCTGAAATTCAGGTAGATCAAGTAGTGGCTCAGATGAGAGCATTAAATTTATTTTAAAGTGCGGTCAATTTTAGAGATAAAAAAAGCCCTCAAATGAGGGCTAAAAGAATCATAAAGTTCCTTGCGAATTATTCGCCTTTTTGTGCGTTGTAAGCTTCTAATGCACGAAGAGAATAGGTGTAAGCTGCACCTGCATTTAATGCGATAGACATCGCTAATGCTGCTGCCACTTCTTCTTCAGTTGCACCTGCTTTCACCGCTTCATCAGCATGCACGCCAATGCAGCTTTCACAACGTGTTGTTACTGCAACGGCTAATGCAATTAATTCACGGGTTTTGGCATCTAATACGTTACCTTCTGCTGCAGCCGCACCTAATGCGCCGTAAGCTTGTAACATTTTAGGGTATTTTTTACCTAATGCACCGAATGATTTTTTAACGTGTGCTACATCATTTTTCCAATCTGCAAACATAGTTTTTCTCCTTAAATTTAGTACAAATTTCGAGAGGAATTATAAGCAGATTAGCGTATGATACTTGTCAAATTGTCTTAACTTTTAGACGGAAAATCTCACAATGGATTATTTAGATAAATTAACTCAGCTGGCGCAAGTGCGTGGGGAAATTAATATTCGCTGCTTGTTTCAAGGGGATTGGCAAGTTGAACATCAGCCAGATGCGGCGGAATATCAAGGTTTATTTCATTTAATTGAGCAAGGTGAGTGCTGGGTAACCTTTGCAGAAAAACAGTTCCATTTGAAAAAAGGAGATCTCTTTTTTCTCCCTCAAAATAGACCGCACTTTTTGGGCAGTTCTCAACAAAAAAGAGAGAATAGTCTACAGAGAGAGAAATCAAACGCACTTTTTAATGTCCATCAAATAGGTGCAGGTACGCCCGATCTGAAGATGTTTTGTGGGACGTTTTATTATCAAAAACCGTCATTATTAATTGAGTCGTTACCAGATTACTTACATCTTTCGCTACAAAATACGCCAGTGCAGCCTTTGGTTTCACTTTTTTTGCAAGAAGCCGAGAAACCGGAGCAAGGCACAAAATCCGTGATAGACGCGCTATCAAATGTGTTGTTTATTTATATTTTGCGTCATGCTCAACAAATAGGTTTGCTCAATCAAGGCTTATTAGCCTCGTTGCAGGATAAAAGACTGAATCAAGTCCTTGAAAAAATCCTGTTTTCACCTCAATTAGATTGGAATATTGAGCAATTAGCCGAGTTGGCATCCATGTCTCGTGCGACCTTTATGCGGATCTTTCAACAGCAACTCGGGATGCCACCAGGAAAATTTCTCACACAAGTGCGGTTAGAAATGGCGGCTGTTTTATTGAAAAATACGCAAAAGACCATTTTGGCAATCGCCCTTGAAGTAGGGTATCAATCAGAAGCACATTTTAGTAAAGCATTTAAGGCAATTTATGGGCTTTCACCGAGCCAATTTCGTAAAACCTAGCCCATCGTTCAAAACTTACGCTATAATGACCGCACTTTAGGCGGCTTTGTCGCCTTTAATTTTTTAAGGTATTGTTATGTTTAATAAAATATTTTCATGGTTTGAAAACCGTTTAAATCCTTATCCGGAAAACAATCCTACGACGCCTGAAAAAGGTTTGTTCCGTTTTATTTGGTCAAGCATTGATGGCATGAAGGGTTGGATCTTTTTACTCGCGGTATTGACGGTCGGTACCGGTGTGATGGAAGCCTTACTTTTCCAATTTATGGGATTATTGGTGGATTGGCTGGGGGCTTATTCACCAACCACACTTTGGCAAGAAAAAGGGCATCTGCTTGCCGGTATGGCAGCTTTGCTTATTTTCAGTATTGTATGGTCATTTGTGGGCGTGAATGTACGCTTACAAACGTTACAAGGGGTGTTTCCAATGCGTTTGCGTTGGAATTTCCATCGTTTGATGCTAGGCCAAAGCTTAAGCTTCTACCAAGATGAATTTGCAGGTCGCGTATCGGCGAAAGTGATGCAAACCGCTCTTGCGGTGCGAGATACCGTCATGACCATTGCGGATATGCTGGTGTATGTTGCCGTATATTTTATCACCTCCGGCTTAGTGCTTGCGGCTTTAGATACTTGGTTTTTAGTGCCGTTTTTCTTATGGATTGTGGCATTTGTGACTATTTTACGTTTGCTTATTCCACGCTTAGCGAAAACTGCGCAACGACAAGCTGATGCTCGATCTCTAATGACAGGGCGTATTACAGATGCTTACTCAAATATTGCAACGGTAAAACTATTTTCACATGATGCGAGAGAAGCGAATTATGCCAAACGTTCCATGGAAGAATTCATGGTCACCGTGCATGCACAAATGCGGTTGGCGAGCTCATTAGATACCTTAACTTACGCAACCAATATTTTCTTAACGTTAAGCACCGCGATTTTAGGTGTGGTGTTATGGCAAAACGGCCAAGTTGGCGTGGGAGCAGTGGCTACAGCAACCGCGATGGCGTTACGTGTAAATGGTCTTTCTCGTTGGATTATGTGGGAATCAGCTCGTTTATTTGAAAATATCGGGACAGTGAATGATGGTATGGCAACACTAACCAAACCGCATACCATTGTTGATAAGCCAAATTGTGTTGCATTAGAAGTAAAACAAGGTGAGATCAAATTTAACAATGTTTCGTTTGCCTATGATCCGAATAAACCGTTACTTAACCATTTTAATCTCACCATCAAACCAGGTGAAAAAGTGGGCTTAATTGGTCGTTCTGGTGCAGGTAAATCAACCATTGTGAATTTACTTCTACGTTTCTACGAAGCACAAGAAGGTTCAATTACCATTGATGGTCAAAATGTTTTAGATGTAAGCCAAGAAAGCCTTCGTAGTCAGATTGGTCTTGTAACACAAGATACCTCGCTTTTACACCGTTCTGTTCGCGATAACATCATTTATGGTCGCCCAACTGCGACGGACGAAGAAATGATCAATGCGGCTAAACGTGCGGAAGCAGCCGATTTCATTCCTTATCTCAGCGATGCGCAAGGTAGAAAAGGCTATGATGCTCATGTTGGTGAACGTGGGGTGAAACTGTCAGGTGGACAACGCCAACGTATTGCCATTGCACGAGTGATGTTAAAAGATGCACCAATTTTACTGTTGGATGAAGCGACCAGTGCGTTAGACTCCGAAGTAGAAGTAGCGATCCAAGAAAGTCTCGATAAGATGATGGAAAATAAAACGGTTATTGCCATCGCTCACCGTTTATCCACTATTGCGGCAATGGATCGTTTAATTGTGTTAGATAAAGGGCAAATTGTCGAGCAAGGGACTCACTCAGAATTACTTGAACAAAATGGCCTTTATGCTCGCCTTTGGAAACATCAAAGTGGTGGCTTCTTGAGTGAGCATGCCGAGTAAAACACAGGAAAAAATGACCGCACTTTGCAAAGGTGTAAATCTTGAGAGAGTTTAGATAGAGATTGAACTTTTCTCATAATTAGTGCGAATTTCCTTTGACTATTTTATTGACAACAGGTAATATTCGCACCCTATGCAAAAGGTAAAACTACCCCTAACCGTTGATCCGGTTAAAGACGCTCAACAAAGAATTGATTATGATGGTTATTATACCGCTAGTCAGTTAGTGCGTTTAGCTGAATCTACGGGGAAAGTGCTCAGCGATGCACAGGTAACATTATCGTTTTATATTGATCCACAAAAATTAGTGGTGATGAAAGGGCAAGTACAAGTTGATGTCGAATTAGACTGTCAACGTTGTGGCGAACCATTCAAACAAACATTGGAATGTCATTTTATGTATAGTCCAGTGGCTAATTGGGATCAGGCTGATGACTTGCCGGAAATTTATGAGCCAATCGAATTTAATGAGTTTGGTGAAATAGATTTACTTGGTGCAGTGGAAGACGAACTTATTTTAGCTCTACCGCTTGTTCCAATGCATTCATCTGAACACTGTGAAGTGTCCGCGCACGAACAGGTTTTTGGCGAATTGCCTGAAGAATTGGCAAAAAAACCGAACCCGTTCGCTGTATTAGCTAATTTAAAGCAAAAGTAAATTAAATTTAGGAGTATAGCCAATGGCTGTTCAACAAAACAAAAAATCTCGTTCACGTCGTGATATGCGTCGTTCACACGATGCATTAACTACTGCTGCAGTATCAGTAGATAAAGCAAGCGGTGAAACTCACTTACGCCACCACGTAACTGCTGACGGTTACTACCGTGGTCGCAAAGTGATCAATAAGTAATTTTACTTATAAGGTATTCACTTGAACCGTCTAACCTTAGCGTTAGATGTGATGGGCGGGGACATTGGTCCCCGTATTACTATCCCCGCATCTCTTTCAGCGTTGGAAGCAGATCCAATGCTTTCTTTAGTGCTGTTTGGCGATAGCCAACAAATTTCTCCCTTGCTGGAAAATGCACCTTCTCCTCTTTTAGAACGTATTCAAATTCATCATTGCACTAAGACTATTGATAACAATCAAGGTATTTCTCATGCATTGCGTCATAGCAAAGGCACGTCGATGCGTTTAGCGATTGAAATGGTTCAGAAAGGAGAGGCACAAGGTTGTGTGAGTGCAGGAAATACGGGGGCATTGATGGGATTGTCAAAGGTACTCTTACAGCCTTTAGAAGGGATTCAACGCCCTGCGTTGGTATCCTTATTACCGTCGATGACGGGTGATAAAACCGTGATGTTAGATTTAGGCGCAAACGTAGAATGTTCTGCTCAAAATCTTTATGAATTTGCCGTCATGGGCTCGATCTTTGCCGAAAACCGATTGAACTTAGTTTATCCACGTATTGCCTTACTCAATATTGGTGTGGAAGAAATTAAAGGACATCAATCCATTCGTGAAGCCTCGAATTTATTAGAAAAATCGACCGCACTTAATTATACCGGCTTTATTGAAGGTAACCTTTTATTAAATGGTGTGGCTGATGTGATCGTGAGTGATGGGTTTTCGGGAAATATTGCATTAAAAACCCTTGAAGGGGCGGCTAAGAATCTGTTATCCCTTCTGAAAGGAAAAGAAAAACAGCCTATTTTTAAATCATTTGCCAAATTTATTCTGCGTTTTTTCTTTAAGGATGCTTATCATCGCTTGAAACGTATTAACCCAGATGAATATAATGGGGCATCTTTACTCGGATTAACGGCTGTTGTGGTGAAAAGCCATGGCAGCGCAAATGTGGATGCATTTGCTCGTGCAATTGCGGATGCAGCTTTGCAAGCTCGTTTGCAAATTCCACAAAAAATCTTGGCGGGTTTACAACGTTATTAATTAATAAGTTTTGATATTATGAATAGTAGAATTTTATCCACCGGTAGCTATTTGCCGAGCCATATTCGTACCAATGCGGATTTGGAAAAAATGGTTGATACTTCAGATGAATGGATCGTGACGCGTTCTGGCATCCGTGAACGTCGTATTGCTGAAGCAGATGAAACTGTTGCAACAATGGGATGTGAAGCAGCCAAAAAGGCACTTGAAATGGCTAATCTTGATCCTCAAGAAATTGAGTTGATCATCGTTGCGACAACCAGTGGTTCTCATGCTTATCCAAGTTCAGCTTGCCAAGTTCAAGGTTTATTAGGTATCGAAGATGCGATTTCTTTTGATTTAGCGGCGGCTTGTACTGGTTTTGTTTATGCTTTAGGCGTAGCGGATAAATTTATTCGTTCAGGTAGCGTGAAAAAAGCCCTTGTGATTGGTGCGGATCTTAACTCGCGTAAATTAGACGAAACTGATCGTAGTACTGTCGTGTTATTTGGCGATGGTGCAGGTGCGGTGATTTTAGAAGCATCAGAGCA
Encoded here:
- the yceD gene encoding 23S rRNA accumulation protein YceD, yielding MQKVKLPLTVDPVKDAQQRIDYDGYYTASQLVRLAESTGKVLSDAQVTLSFYIDPQKLVVMKGQVQVDVELDCQRCGEPFKQTLECHFMYSPVANWDQADDLPEIYEPIEFNEFGEIDLLGAVEDELILALPLVPMHSSEHCEVSAHEQVFGELPEELAKKPNPFAVLANLKQK
- a CDS encoding beta-ketoacyl-ACP synthase III; this encodes MNSRILSTGSYLPSHIRTNADLEKMVDTSDEWIVTRSGIRERRIAEADETVATMGCEAAKKALEMANLDPQEIELIIVATTSGSHAYPSSACQVQGLLGIEDAISFDLAAACTGFVYALGVADKFIRSGSVKKALVIGADLNSRKLDETDRSTVVLFGDGAGAVILEASEQEGIISTHLHASPDNNAALQLPQAERGVEKSGYIEMQGNETFKLAVRELSNVVEETLSANNLQKTDIDWLVPHQANLRIITATAKKLEMDMSQVVVTLDRTANTSAATVPTALDEAVRDGRIQRGQLLLLEAFGGGWTWGSALVRF
- a CDS encoding 3-deoxy-D-manno-octulosonic acid kinase, with translation MLEFQKDNQFFLFNLTEKPTEPASFFESAFWEKQQRITGSAKGRGTTYFLDTKDLFGVNTALRHYYRGGLWGKFNKDRYRFQSLTETRSVAELQLLNQLHQAGVAVPKPVAACVKKGKLGICYQADILIEKIENAQDLTGLLQIQNLPNNIWQAIGKLIRQLHDLQICHTDLNAHNILVQQLENEQKCWLIDFDKCGQKSGDFWKQSNLERLHRSFVKEVGRMNIQFNKDNWTELLKGYNA
- the glyS gene encoding glycine--tRNA ligase subunit beta, with product MTTQNFLVEIGTEELPPKALKTLATSFADNVEAELNQAGLSFDKIEWFAAPRRLAVKVLNLATQQPSKEIEKRGPAVSAAFDAEGKPTKAAEGWARGCGITVEQAERIATDKGEWLVHRAKIEGQPTKNLLNDIVANALVKLPIPKPMRWADKTVQFIRPVHTVTMLLGDELIEGEILGVASARTIRGHRFLGEKEFEIQHADQYPQLLREKGSVVADFNERKAEILAKSQAKATALGGVADIEESLLEEVTSLVEYPNVLAAKFEERFLAVPAEALVYTMKGDQKYFPIYDKDGKLLPHFIFVSNINPEDPTAIIEGNEKVVRPRLTDAEFFFKTDLKQKLVDRLPRLETVLFQQQLGTLKDKTDRIELLAGEIAKQIGANEVKAKRAGLLSKCDLMTNMVFEFTDTQGVMGMHYARHDGEDEEVAVALNEQYMPRFAGDELPKSLVASAVALADKFDTLTGIFGIGQAPKGSADPFALRRAALGALRIIVEKNLPLDLDDLVRKSIGTYKHLLGSGRRSPERSPFTRYKGIITSKDGLTAPDASVPTVDEVTKEVVDFMLGRFRAWYQDEDIAVDVIQAVLARRPTRPADFDARVRAVSHFRTLDSAEALAAANKRVSNILAKADVAIGEINLTACVEPAEKALAEAVLALRTEVQPLIAQGDYTAVLDKLANLRAPVDSFFDNVMVNAEDPALRQNRLAILNTLQGLFLQVADISVLQ
- the rpmF gene encoding 50S ribosomal protein L32, with translation MAVQQNKKSRSRRDMRRSHDALTTAAVSVDKASGETHLRHHVTADGYYRGRKVINK
- a CDS encoding glycosyltransferase family 9 protein; the encoded protein is MSHSPLFTSPPKSLCILRLSAVGDVCHALAVVQHIKRYWPQTKLTWIVGKTEMGLLSGIEGVELVPYDKKSGWKGVWNLWMFLKNNQFDALLNMQTAFRASIISLGIQAKYKIGFGKKRSREGQWLFVNHRVQDPETTHVLDGFMAFADYLGVPPAEMLSWQLAISDADRGYAKQFIDPTRKNLIISPCSSKAEKDWLVERYAEVANIAHQHHVNVIFCSSPAKRELEMVKKIIALCDFEAVDASGKTSLKQLAALIHQADLVISPDSGPAHIATTQGTPVIGLYAYHNPLRTAPYHNLDNVVSVYEENVQKEQGKPSSELPWVTKLKGKNLMAEIQVDQVVAQMRALNLF
- the plsX gene encoding phosphate acyltransferase PlsX, which produces MNRLTLALDVMGGDIGPRITIPASLSALEADPMLSLVLFGDSQQISPLLENAPSPLLERIQIHHCTKTIDNNQGISHALRHSKGTSMRLAIEMVQKGEAQGCVSAGNTGALMGLSKVLLQPLEGIQRPALVSLLPSMTGDKTVMLDLGANVECSAQNLYEFAVMGSIFAENRLNLVYPRIALLNIGVEEIKGHQSIREASNLLEKSTALNYTGFIEGNLLLNGVADVIVSDGFSGNIALKTLEGAAKNLLSLLKGKEKQPIFKSFAKFILRFFFKDAYHRLKRINPDEYNGASLLGLTAVVVKSHGSANVDAFARAIADAALQARLQIPQKILAGLQRY
- a CDS encoding ABC transporter ATP-binding protein; translation: MFNKIFSWFENRLNPYPENNPTTPEKGLFRFIWSSIDGMKGWIFLLAVLTVGTGVMEALLFQFMGLLVDWLGAYSPTTLWQEKGHLLAGMAALLIFSIVWSFVGVNVRLQTLQGVFPMRLRWNFHRLMLGQSLSFYQDEFAGRVSAKVMQTALAVRDTVMTIADMLVYVAVYFITSGLVLAALDTWFLVPFFLWIVAFVTILRLLIPRLAKTAQRQADARSLMTGRITDAYSNIATVKLFSHDAREANYAKRSMEEFMVTVHAQMRLASSLDTLTYATNIFLTLSTAILGVVLWQNGQVGVGAVATATAMALRVNGLSRWIMWESARLFENIGTVNDGMATLTKPHTIVDKPNCVALEVKQGEIKFNNVSFAYDPNKPLLNHFNLTIKPGEKVGLIGRSGAGKSTIVNLLLRFYEAQEGSITIDGQNVLDVSQESLRSQIGLVTQDTSLLHRSVRDNIIYGRPTATDEEMINAAKRAEAADFIPYLSDAQGRKGYDAHVGERGVKLSGGQRQRIAIARVMLKDAPILLLDEATSALDSEVEVAIQESLDKMMENKTVIAIAHRLSTIAAMDRLIVLDKGQIVEQGTHSELLEQNGLYARLWKHQSGGFLSEHAE
- a CDS encoding carboxymuconolactone decarboxylase family protein; amino-acid sequence: MFADWKNDVAHVKKSFGALGKKYPKMLQAYGALGAAAAEGNVLDAKTRELIALAVAVTTRCESCIGVHADEAVKAGATEEEVAAALAMSIALNAGAAYTYSLRALEAYNAQKGE
- a CDS encoding cupin domain-containing protein; this encodes MDYLDKLTQLAQVRGEINIRCLFQGDWQVEHQPDAAEYQGLFHLIEQGECWVTFAEKQFHLKKGDLFFLPQNRPHFLGSSQQKRENSLQREKSNALFNVHQIGAGTPDLKMFCGTFYYQKPSLLIESLPDYLHLSLQNTPVQPLVSLFLQEAEKPEQGTKSVIDALSNVLFIYILRHAQQIGLLNQGLLASLQDKRLNQVLEKILFSPQLDWNIEQLAELASMSRATFMRIFQQQLGMPPGKFLTQVRLEMAAVLLKNTQKTILAIALEVGYQSEAHFSKAFKAIYGLSPSQFRKT